A region from the Sulfurivermis fontis genome encodes:
- the mrdA gene encoding penicillin-binding protein 2 has translation MFRGAPLRNPQWENYLFRRRVIVAAAFSIALLTFVIIRLFYLQVVNHEHYTTLSRNNRVDILPIAPTRGLIYDRNGVIVAENQPTFSLEIVPERVEDMEATLAAVRELISVSDNDLERFRQILRRKRRFEETPLRLRLSDEEVARIAVNRYRLPGVEIKSRLSRAYPLGPLLAHTLGYVGRIDERELQQLDMSNYAATAHIGKIGVEKTYESVLHGEVGYQQVETNARGRILRVLERTPPVPGRNLYLNIDVRLQQAAQTAFGTERGALVAIDPNTGAVLALVSLPSFDPNLFVNGIDNVSYDALANSKEQPLFNRALNGQYPPGSTIKPIYGLLGMETGEIRHDTQIWDPGFYMLKGDERRYRDWRKEGHGWVDFNKSIVESCDTYYYELALTLGIDRMSEYMHTFGFGRTTGIDLTGESIGLMPSREWKRRVHRQPWFPGETLITGIGQGFTLATPLQLASATATLASFGRRLSPTVVGALETPDSGTRTPVQAKELPPVRVVDLNNWQRMHRAMINVVHSPTGTARSINRQLPYTIAGKTGTAQVFGIKQDEEYVAEEVAKHLRDHALFIAFAPAERPRIAVAVIVQNGGGGGAVAAPIARKVMDTYLLDDTGKLREEFQ, from the coding sequence ATGTTTCGCGGCGCGCCGCTCCGAAATCCGCAATGGGAAAACTATCTGTTCCGCCGCCGCGTCATCGTCGCGGCGGCGTTCAGTATCGCCCTGCTCACCTTCGTCATCATCCGCCTGTTCTATCTACAGGTGGTGAACCATGAGCATTACACCACCCTGTCGCGCAACAACCGCGTCGACATCCTGCCCATCGCCCCGACCCGCGGCCTGATCTATGACCGCAACGGCGTCATCGTGGCGGAAAACCAGCCCACCTTCAGCCTCGAAATCGTGCCGGAGCGCGTCGAGGACATGGAGGCCACCCTGGCGGCCGTCCGCGAACTGATCAGCGTCAGCGACAACGATCTGGAGCGCTTCCGCCAGATCCTGCGCCGCAAGCGCCGCTTCGAAGAGACGCCGCTGCGCCTGCGCCTGTCCGACGAGGAAGTGGCGCGGATTGCCGTCAACCGCTACCGCCTGCCCGGCGTGGAGATCAAATCACGCCTGTCGCGCGCCTATCCGCTCGGCCCGCTGCTGGCGCATACCCTGGGCTATGTCGGACGCATCGATGAGCGCGAGCTGCAGCAGCTGGACATGTCCAACTATGCCGCCACCGCCCACATCGGCAAGATCGGAGTGGAAAAGACCTACGAAAGCGTACTGCACGGCGAGGTCGGCTACCAGCAGGTGGAAACCAACGCCCGTGGCCGCATACTGCGCGTGCTGGAACGCACGCCGCCGGTACCGGGGCGCAACCTGTATCTCAACATCGACGTGCGCCTGCAGCAGGCCGCACAAACCGCCTTCGGCACGGAGCGCGGCGCCCTGGTGGCCATCGATCCGAATACCGGCGCCGTCCTCGCCCTGGTCAGCCTACCCAGCTTCGACCCCAACCTGTTCGTCAACGGCATCGACAACGTCAGTTACGACGCCCTGGCCAACTCCAAGGAACAACCGCTGTTCAACCGTGCCCTCAATGGCCAATACCCGCCCGGCTCCACCATCAAACCCATCTACGGCCTGCTCGGCATGGAAACCGGAGAGATCCGTCACGACACGCAGATATGGGATCCCGGCTTCTACATGCTGAAGGGCGACGAGCGCCGCTATCGCGACTGGCGCAAGGAAGGCCACGGCTGGGTGGATTTCAACAAATCCATCGTCGAATCCTGCGACACCTATTATTACGAGCTGGCCCTTACCCTCGGTATCGATCGCATGTCCGAATACATGCATACCTTCGGCTTCGGCCGCACCACCGGCATCGATCTCACCGGCGAATCCATCGGCCTGATGCCCTCACGCGAATGGAAGCGCCGCGTCCATCGCCAGCCCTGGTTCCCCGGCGAAACCCTGATCACCGGTATCGGTCAGGGCTTCACCCTCGCCACGCCGCTGCAACTGGCGTCCGCAACCGCCACCCTCGCCAGCTTCGGACGCCGCCTGTCCCCCACCGTGGTCGGCGCTCTGGAAACACCGGACAGCGGTACGCGTACTCCGGTGCAGGCCAAGGAACTCCCGCCGGTGCGCGTGGTCGACCTCAACAACTGGCAGCGCATGCACCGCGCCATGATCAACGTGGTACACAGTCCCACCGGCACCGCGCGCAGCATCAACCGCCAACTGCCCTACACTATCGCCGGCAAGACCGGCACGGCGCAGGTGTTCGGCATCAAGCAGGATGAGGAGTACGTGGCGGAAGAAGTGGCCAAGCATCTGCGCGACCATGCCCTGTTCATCGCCTTCGCCCCGGCGGAACGCCCACGCATTGCCGTGGCGGTGATCGTGCAAAACGGCGGCGGCGGCGGTGCGGTCGCCGCCCCCATCGCGCGCAAGGTGATGGATACCTACCTGCTCGACGACACCGGCAAACTGCGCGAGGAATTCCAGTGA
- the rodA gene encoding rod shape-determining protein RodA has translation MLLDAPQQSRRPRLPRLHMDWPLFGGLVLLAVCGLVVLYSASGESGDMVLKQATRLAVAFGLLFFFAQLPPETLRRWTPLLFGVGLSLLLAVLVLGEIGKGAQRWLDVGFIRFQPSEMMKIAVPLMVAWYLAETPLPPPLRRILVGLMIFLVPAVLIAKQPDLGTALLIASAGAFVLLFAGLPWRLVSFTALLAVPVALLLWHYGMHDYQRRRVLTFINPESDPLGAGYHIIQSTIAIGSGGLYGKGWLNGTQSHLEFLPERHTDFIFAVIGEEFGLLGILLLLALYLFIILRCLYIASRAQDTFTRLLAGGLTMTFLVYVFVNIGMVTGLLPVVGVPLPLVSYGGSSMVTLMASFGILMSIHTHRKLLRT, from the coding sequence ATGCTGCTCGACGCCCCGCAACAGTCACGCCGCCCCCGGCTGCCGCGCCTGCACATGGACTGGCCCCTGTTCGGCGGTCTGGTGCTGCTGGCCGTCTGCGGCCTGGTCGTGCTCTATTCCGCCTCCGGCGAAAGTGGTGACATGGTACTGAAGCAGGCCACCCGCCTTGCCGTCGCCTTCGGCCTGCTGTTTTTCTTCGCCCAGCTGCCACCGGAGACCCTGCGCCGCTGGACCCCGCTGCTGTTCGGTGTGGGCCTGAGTCTGCTCCTCGCCGTGCTGGTGCTGGGCGAGATCGGCAAGGGCGCGCAACGCTGGCTGGATGTCGGCTTCATCCGCTTCCAGCCGTCAGAGATGATGAAGATCGCCGTACCGCTGATGGTGGCCTGGTATCTAGCGGAAACGCCGCTGCCGCCGCCGCTGCGCCGCATCCTGGTCGGCCTGATGATCTTCCTGGTGCCGGCCGTGCTCATCGCCAAGCAGCCGGACCTGGGTACCGCCCTGCTCATCGCCAGTGCCGGCGCCTTCGTGCTGTTGTTCGCCGGCCTGCCCTGGCGCCTGGTCAGCTTCACCGCCCTGCTCGCCGTCCCCGTTGCACTGCTCCTGTGGCACTACGGCATGCACGACTACCAGCGCCGCCGCGTACTCACCTTCATCAACCCCGAGAGCGATCCCCTCGGCGCCGGTTACCACATCATCCAGTCCACCATCGCCATCGGTTCCGGCGGCCTGTACGGCAAGGGCTGGCTCAACGGCACCCAGTCGCATCTGGAATTCCTCCCCGAACGCCATACCGACTTCATCTTCGCCGTCATCGGCGAGGAGTTCGGTCTGCTCGGCATCCTGCTGCTGCTGGCCCTGTATCTGTTCATCATCCTGCGCTGCCTGTACATCGCCAGCCGCGCCCAGGACACCTTCACCCGCCTGCTGGCCGGCGGCCTCACCATGACCTTCCTGGTCTACGTGTTCGTCAACATCGGCATGGTCACCGGCCTGCTGCCGGTGGTCGGCGTGCCCCTGCCGCTGGTAAGCTATGGTGGTAGTTCGATGGTGACCCTGATGGCATCGTTCGGTATCCTGATGTCCATCCACACGCACCGCAAACTGCTGAGAACCTGA
- the mltB gene encoding lytic murein transglycosylase B: MNLRRIFAALLLCSAAFSCHGRSDLNERAEVRAFIDEMVQQHAFSRSELEQLFRAVELRPDVIDTITRPAESKPWHTYRPIFLTTERIRDGVAFWREHEALLQEAQQRYGVAPQYIVAILGVETRYGRFRGRHRIMDALATLAFDYPPRSGFFRSELQHYLLMTREESIEPLSLTGSYAGAMGTPQFIPSSFRNYAVDFDGDGHRDLFNSAPDIIGSVANYFKVHGWINGGTITVPATVSGEDYKPLLAAGLKPHITAGELGNYGITPRWGITASAPVALLALEGEQGMEHWVTFNNFYVITRYNRSPLYAMAVHQLSEAIRKAKDTDTALAQSDVR; the protein is encoded by the coding sequence ATGAACCTGCGCCGGATATTTGCCGCCCTTCTGCTGTGCAGCGCCGCCTTCTCCTGCCACGGCCGCAGCGACCTGAACGAGCGCGCCGAAGTGCGCGCCTTCATCGATGAAATGGTGCAGCAACACGCCTTCTCGCGCAGCGAACTGGAGCAGCTGTTCCGCGCAGTGGAACTGCGTCCCGACGTCATCGACACCATCACCCGCCCGGCAGAGAGCAAGCCCTGGCACACCTACCGCCCGATCTTCCTCACCACGGAACGCATCCGCGACGGTGTCGCCTTCTGGCGCGAACATGAGGCACTGTTGCAGGAGGCGCAGCAGCGCTATGGCGTGGCGCCGCAATACATCGTCGCCATCCTCGGCGTGGAAACCCGTTACGGCCGTTTCCGCGGCCGCCACCGCATCATGGATGCCCTGGCCACGCTGGCCTTCGACTATCCGCCGCGCAGCGGTTTCTTCCGCTCGGAATTGCAGCACTACCTGCTGATGACGCGCGAAGAGAGCATCGAACCACTCAGCCTCACCGGCTCCTATGCCGGCGCCATGGGCACGCCGCAGTTCATTCCCTCCAGCTTCCGCAACTATGCCGTGGATTTCGACGGCGACGGCCACCGCGATCTGTTCAACAGCGCGCCCGACATCATCGGCAGCGTCGCAAACTACTTCAAGGTACACGGCTGGATCAACGGCGGCACCATCACCGTACCGGCCACGGTGAGCGGCGAAGACTACAAACCGCTGCTCGCTGCCGGTCTCAAGCCGCACATCACCGCCGGCGAACTTGGCAACTACGGCATTACACCGCGCTGGGGCATCACGGCCAGTGCGCCAGTGGCGCTGCTGGCCCTGGAGGGCGAACAGGGCATGGAACACTGGGTCACCTTCAACAACTTCTACGTCATCACCCGCTACAACCGCAGCCCGCTGTACGCCATGGCGGTGCACCAGTTGAGCGAGGCGATCCGCAAGGCCAAGGACACCGACACCGCGCTGGCGCAAAGCGATGTTCGCTAG
- a CDS encoding septal ring lytic transglycosylase RlpA family protein — protein MFARFLPPLAAVLLLSSCALGGRDGGPSHSADLSHVPDPVPRAEPRSRYGNPDSYVVNGRRYTVRSSAAGYVERGIASWYGTKFHGRRTASGEIYDMHALTAAHTTLPLPTYVRVTNLNNGRSTVVRVNDRGPFHDNRLIDLSYAAASKLGIVETGTGLVEIRALTPGEPAPPPVTVAQSAPAAVSSGANLGSAAATTAPVGLYLQVGAFVSRTNAEQLRSRLSSEPLPPIQVQQGADASNTLIYRVRIGPIASVDEADRLASRLAALGIGTPHVVIE, from the coding sequence ATGTTCGCTAGATTCCTGCCGCCGCTCGCCGCCGTCCTGCTGCTGAGCAGTTGTGCCCTCGGCGGGCGCGACGGCGGCCCGTCCCATTCCGCCGATCTGTCCCATGTGCCCGACCCGGTGCCGCGCGCCGAACCGCGCAGCCGCTACGGCAATCCCGACTCCTACGTGGTCAACGGCCGCCGCTACACCGTGCGCAGCAGCGCCGCCGGCTATGTCGAGCGCGGCATCGCCTCCTGGTACGGCACCAAGTTCCACGGCCGCCGCACCGCCAGTGGCGAAATCTATGACATGCACGCCCTCACCGCGGCGCACACCACGCTGCCGCTGCCGACCTATGTCCGCGTCACCAACCTGAACAACGGCCGCAGCACGGTGGTGCGCGTCAATGATCGCGGCCCGTTCCACGACAACCGCCTCATCGACCTGTCCTACGCCGCCGCCAGCAAGCTCGGTATCGTCGAAACCGGCACAGGCCTGGTCGAGATCCGTGCGCTCACGCCCGGCGAGCCGGCGCCGCCCCCCGTCACCGTGGCCCAGAGCGCACCGGCAGCGGTGAGCAGCGGCGCCAATCTCGGCAGTGCGGCGGCCACCACCGCCCCGGTCGGCCTCTATCTGCAGGTGGGCGCCTTCGTCAGCCGCACCAATGCCGAACAACTGCGCAGCCGCCTCAGCAGCGAACCGCTGCCGCCGATCCAGGTGCAACAGGGCGCCGATGCCAGCAACACCCTCATTTACCGTGTACGTATCGGTCCCATCGCCAGCGTGGACGAAGCCGACCGCCTGGCCTCACGTCTGGCCGCCCTCGGCATCGGCACGCCGCACGTGGTCATCGAGTGA
- a CDS encoding D-alanyl-D-alanine carboxypeptidase family protein, producing the protein MKRLLPLSLVALFALAHGVHATPRLIPEAPTVDARGYILLDYHSGNTLAERNADERLEPASLTKMMTAYVVFHELRAGHFQLSDTVRVSKKAWRMPGSRMFIEVGTQVSIEELLKGMIIQSGNDASVALAEYVAGSEETFAALMNEHARNIGMHGTHFVNATGLPDPDHYSTARDLARLAAQLIHEFPAYYAWYSEKEYTYGGITQGNRNLLLYRDNTVDGIKTGHTESAGYCLVTSAKRGEMRLISVVMGTKSENARANESQKLLNYGFRFFETHKLYDAAQPLKAMRVWKGASETVQLGLNEPLYITVPRGQYNKLNASLSVTSDIIAPTQKGQHIGTLNIKLGDEVLAERPLVALEDIAEGSLWQQLLDNVRRLLQ; encoded by the coding sequence ATGAAACGTCTGCTGCCCCTATCCCTCGTTGCCCTCTTCGCCCTCGCTCACGGTGTCCACGCCACCCCGCGTCTGATCCCCGAGGCGCCGACAGTGGATGCGCGCGGCTACATCCTGCTGGATTACCACAGCGGCAACACACTGGCCGAGCGCAATGCCGACGAGCGCCTGGAGCCCGCCAGCCTGACCAAGATGATGACCGCCTATGTGGTATTCCACGAACTGCGCGCCGGACACTTCCAACTCAGCGACACGGTACGCGTCAGCAAGAAGGCCTGGCGCATGCCCGGCTCGCGTATGTTCATCGAGGTCGGCACCCAGGTCTCCATCGAGGAACTGCTCAAGGGCATGATCATCCAGTCCGGCAATGACGCCAGCGTGGCCCTGGCCGAGTATGTCGCCGGCAGCGAAGAGACCTTCGCCGCACTGATGAACGAGCATGCCCGCAACATCGGCATGCACGGCACCCACTTCGTCAACGCCACCGGCCTGCCCGATCCGGATCACTACAGCACCGCACGCGATCTGGCGCGCCTGGCCGCGCAGCTGATCCACGAGTTCCCCGCGTACTACGCCTGGTACTCGGAAAAGGAATACACCTACGGCGGCATCACGCAGGGCAACCGCAACCTGCTGCTGTACCGCGACAACACCGTCGACGGCATCAAAACCGGCCACACCGAAAGCGCCGGCTACTGCCTGGTCACCTCGGCCAAACGCGGCGAGATGCGCCTGATCTCGGTGGTGATGGGCACCAAGAGCGAAAACGCCCGCGCCAACGAAAGCCAGAAGCTGCTCAACTACGGTTTCCGCTTCTTTGAAACCCACAAGCTGTATGACGCCGCGCAGCCGCTCAAGGCCATGCGCGTGTGGAAGGGCGCCAGCGAAACGGTGCAACTGGGCCTGAACGAGCCACTGTACATCACCGTGCCGCGCGGCCAGTACAACAAGCTCAATGCCTCGCTCAGCGTGACCAGCGACATCATTGCGCCGACGCAAAAGGGCCAGCACATCGGCACGTTGAATATCAAACTCGGCGACGAGGTGCTGGCAGAGCGCCCGCTCGTGGCCCTGGAGGACATCGCCGAAGGCAGTCTGTGGCAGCAGCTGCTCGACAACGTGCGCAGGCTGCTGCAGTGA
- a CDS encoding D-amino acid aminotransferase, which produces MSEEIVYLNGSFLPLHEAHVSVMDRGFLFGDGVYEVIPVYGGRAFRLEHHLQRLDHSLQGVRIDNPLDHGQWSDVLTALIRHNGGGDQSLYLQVTRGVAPRRDHAFPAGVQPTVFAMSTPLGEPGNAVQNGITAVTVDDIRWKHCNIKAITLLPNVLMRQQAIDAGAAEAILLRDGHATEGSASNVFIVRDGVVITPPKSNLLLPGITRDLAVELCHANNIPCREADISAADLRSADEVWVTSSTREVAAVTQLDGQPIGDGRPGPLWQRISALYSAYKQDFRAGKVQ; this is translated from the coding sequence ATGAGCGAAGAGATCGTCTATCTCAATGGCAGTTTTCTGCCGCTGCACGAGGCCCATGTCTCGGTGATGGACCGCGGCTTCCTGTTCGGCGATGGCGTGTACGAGGTCATCCCGGTCTACGGCGGCCGCGCCTTCCGCCTGGAACACCACCTGCAGCGCCTCGACCACAGCCTGCAGGGCGTGCGCATCGACAATCCGCTCGATCACGGTCAGTGGAGCGACGTTCTCACCGCACTGATCCGCCACAACGGCGGCGGCGATCAATCCCTCTACCTGCAGGTTACCCGCGGCGTCGCGCCCAGACGCGATCACGCCTTCCCGGCCGGAGTACAGCCCACCGTATTCGCCATGAGCACCCCGCTCGGTGAGCCCGGCAACGCCGTGCAGAACGGCATCACTGCGGTTACCGTGGACGACATCCGCTGGAAGCACTGCAACATCAAGGCAATCACCCTGCTGCCCAACGTGCTGATGCGCCAGCAGGCCATCGACGCCGGCGCCGCCGAGGCGATCCTGCTGCGCGACGGTCATGCCACCGAGGGTTCGGCCAGCAACGTGTTCATTGTGCGCGACGGCGTGGTGATCACGCCGCCCAAGAGCAACCTGCTGCTGCCCGGCATCACGCGCGACCTGGCGGTGGAGCTGTGCCACGCCAACAACATTCCCTGCCGCGAGGCTGACATCAGCGCGGCCGACTTGCGCAGCGCCGACGAAGTGTGGGTGACCAGCTCGACACGGGAAGTGGCCGCCGTGACGCAGCTCGACGGCCAGCCGATAGGCGACGGCCGGCCCGGCCCGCTGTGGCAACGCATCAGCGCGCTGTATAGCGCTTACAAACAGGATTTCCGCGCCGGCAAGGTGCAGTGA
- a CDS encoding YbeD family protein has translation MQPEETHLEFPCTFPVKAMGLAGTDFDLLVVEIVGRHAGPLREGAVSSRPSSNGKYVSVTVVVQAQSKQQLDAIYSELTAHERVLMAL, from the coding sequence ATGCAACCGGAAGAAACCCACCTCGAATTTCCCTGTACCTTTCCCGTCAAGGCCATGGGCCTCGCCGGCACCGACTTCGACCTGCTGGTGGTGGAGATCGTCGGCCGCCATGCCGGCCCGCTGCGCGAAGGGGCCGTCAGCAGCCGCCCGAGCAGCAACGGCAAATATGTTTCCGTTACCGTAGTGGTGCAGGCGCAGAGCAAGCAACAGCTCGACGCCATCTACAGCGAGCTCACCGCGCACGAGCGCGTGCTGATGGCGCTCTAA
- the lipB gene encoding lipoyl(octanoyl) transferase LipB, whose translation MKPLVTRRLGRCDYAPVWREMQRFTEERTADTPDELWLVEHPPVFTLGLNGKAEHLLNPGAIDVIQVDRGGQVTYHGPGQVVLYLLVDLRRRGLGVRALVHRMEQAVIALLAGYGIPARARLDAPGVYVDGAKIASLGLRVRRGCSYHGLALNVDMDLEPFSRINPCGYPGLAVTQLRDLGVTDDLATTGEKLLVQMEENLNP comes from the coding sequence ATGAAACCACTCGTTACCAGACGTCTGGGCCGGTGCGACTACGCGCCCGTGTGGCGCGAGATGCAGCGCTTCACCGAGGAACGCACGGCCGACACACCAGACGAACTGTGGCTGGTGGAGCATCCGCCGGTCTTCACCCTCGGCCTCAACGGCAAGGCGGAGCATCTGCTCAACCCCGGCGCCATCGATGTCATCCAGGTGGATCGCGGCGGCCAGGTGACCTACCACGGCCCCGGCCAGGTGGTACTGTACCTGCTCGTCGATCTGCGCCGCCGCGGCCTCGGCGTGCGTGCGCTGGTGCATCGCATGGAGCAGGCGGTGATCGCCCTGCTCGCCGGCTACGGCATCCCGGCCCGTGCGCGGCTGGATGCGCCCGGCGTCTACGTGGACGGCGCCAAGATCGCCTCCCTCGGACTGCGCGTGCGCCGCGGCTGCAGCTATCACGGCCTGGCGCTCAACGTGGACATGGATCTGGAGCCGTTCAGCCGCATCAACCCTTGCGGTTATCCGGGACTCGCGGTGACACAGCTGCGGGACCTGGGCGTGACCGACGATCTGGCGACGACAGGCGAGAAACTGCTGGTGCAGATGGAGGAAAACCTCAACCCGTAG
- a CDS encoding FHA domain-containing protein, translated as MAALIQIRNNVEGVKVLLSGDSYSLGRGDGNDIVVNDDLASREHALLERVVVLGKPDEVRYIIRDLGSTNGTFVNHKQVSEQALNDGDVIRLGQTFLRFALHEQGDAAETKVIKKTIIPGVYITTEKK; from the coding sequence ATGGCGGCATTGATCCAGATTCGCAACAACGTCGAGGGGGTGAAGGTGTTGCTGTCGGGGGACAGCTACAGCCTGGGACGCGGCGATGGCAACGACATCGTGGTCAATGACGATCTGGCCAGCCGCGAGCATGCCCTGCTCGAACGTGTGGTCGTGCTGGGCAAGCCGGACGAGGTGCGCTATATCATCCGCGATCTCGGCAGCACCAACGGCACCTTCGTCAATCACAAGCAGGTGAGCGAGCAGGCGCTCAACGATGGTGACGTGATCCGCCTGGGGCAGACCTTCCTGCGCTTTGCCCTGCACGAGCAGGGCGATGCGGCAGAGACCAAGGTGATCAAGAAGACCATCATCCCCGGCGTGTACATCACCACCGAGAAGAAATAG
- the lipA gene encoding lipoyl synthase — protein sequence MHDDEPPIVPPNPLKGAGKVSRIPVKVAPPAAPLTKPHWIRARAPNSPEALRLKAILREQKLHTVCEEAACPNLGECFGHGTATFMIMGGICTRRCPFCDVAHGRPEPLDAEEPQHLAAAIAAMGLRFVVITSVDRDDLRDGGAAHFAACIQAVRAATPATGIEILVPDFRGREDRALAAFDAALPDVFNHNLETVPRLYRQARPGADYHGSLRLLHDFHQRHPQIPTKSGLMLGLGESNDELVEVLQDLRAHGCTHLTLGQYLQPSPHHLPVQRYVPPDEFKQLGEIARGLGFRNVASGPMVRSSYQAERQARGEEVS from the coding sequence ATGCACGATGACGAACCGCCCATCGTTCCGCCCAATCCGCTCAAGGGCGCCGGCAAGGTTTCCCGCATCCCGGTCAAGGTGGCGCCGCCGGCCGCGCCGCTGACGAAACCGCACTGGATCCGCGCCCGCGCGCCCAACAGCCCCGAGGCGCTGCGCCTCAAGGCGATCCTGCGCGAGCAAAAGCTGCACACCGTGTGCGAGGAGGCCGCCTGCCCCAATCTGGGCGAGTGCTTCGGCCACGGCACGGCCACCTTCATGATCATGGGCGGCATCTGCACCCGGCGCTGCCCCTTCTGCGACGTGGCCCACGGCCGGCCGGAGCCGCTGGATGCGGAGGAGCCGCAACACCTGGCCGCCGCCATCGCCGCCATGGGCCTGCGCTTCGTGGTGATCACCTCGGTGGATCGCGACGACCTGCGCGACGGCGGCGCCGCCCACTTCGCCGCCTGCATCCAGGCGGTGCGCGCCGCCACGCCCGCCACCGGCATCGAGATCCTGGTACCCGACTTCCGCGGCCGCGAGGACCGCGCACTGGCTGCCTTCGACGCCGCCCTGCCCGACGTGTTCAACCACAATCTGGAGACGGTGCCGCGCCTGTACCGGCAGGCGCGTCCCGGCGCCGACTATCACGGCTCCCTGCGCCTGCTGCACGATTTTCACCAACGCCATCCGCAGATCCCCACCAAGTCCGGCCTGATGCTCGGCCTCGGTGAGAGCAATGACGAGCTCGTCGAGGTACTGCAAGACCTGCGCGCCCACGGCTGTACCCACCTCACCCTAGGGCAATACCTGCAACCGTCGCCGCATCACCTGCCGGTGCAGCGCTACGTGCCGCCAGATGAGTTCAAACAACTGGGGGAGATCGCCCGGGGTCTGGGCTTCCGCAATGTCGCCAGCGGCCCGATGGTGCGCTCGTCCTATCAGGCGGAGCGGCAGGCGCGGGGGGAAGAGGTATCGTGA
- a CDS encoding L,D-transpeptidase family protein, protein MPRSRLAKLLSAAVLLTLSVGLYGAHRFQDADGEAAALTVRSQLGESGDMALYPRALARLEERLAHYPEDYEASLLKGLILFRSGRLEEARQELAQLTDRAPKFHLAHLVQGDLLLAQTQSVTDIGATPLLAQLQPEEEALAQLRAEAEVRLRAYLDALPQDRLPRALLALGEEVQTAIVVDKENHRLYIYARQGDGHPPRLVRDYYVSTGRANGNKVLRGDLRTPEGVYFITSHIPSSALPDKYGSGAFPLNYPNELDRRLGKTGDGIWLHGTENAYYSRPPLDSEGCVVLPNIDLNQAAAFIRPGVTPLVITARVEWVDEATWRRERQELLDALDGWVADWTSGDVERYLAHYATDFWSPGFDRQKWQARKRAVAVSKTFQQVALSNLSLFAYPQTASNGRELVVASFRQHYRSNNFNGDMDKRLYLTREDGRWRVLYEGGA, encoded by the coding sequence ATGCCGCGTTCCCGCCTCGCCAAACTGCTGTCTGCCGCCGTGCTGCTGACCCTGTCGGTCGGCCTGTACGGCGCCCATCGCTTTCAAGATGCCGACGGCGAGGCGGCGGCGTTGACCGTGCGCAGCCAGCTGGGCGAATCCGGCGACATGGCCCTGTATCCGCGTGCCCTGGCCCGTCTGGAGGAGCGCCTGGCGCACTATCCCGAGGATTACGAGGCCAGCCTGCTGAAGGGGCTGATCCTGTTCCGTTCCGGCCGCCTGGAGGAGGCGCGGCAGGAACTGGCGCAACTGACCGACCGGGCCCCCAAATTCCATCTCGCCCATCTGGTGCAGGGCGATCTGCTGCTGGCCCAGACACAGAGCGTTACCGACATCGGCGCCACGCCGTTGCTGGCGCAGCTGCAGCCGGAGGAGGAGGCGCTGGCCCAGCTGCGCGCCGAGGCGGAGGTGCGCCTCAGGGCCTACCTCGACGCCCTGCCGCAGGATCGCCTGCCGCGCGCCCTGCTGGCCCTGGGTGAAGAGGTGCAGACCGCCATCGTCGTCGACAAGGAAAATCACCGCCTGTACATCTACGCGCGCCAGGGCGACGGTCATCCGCCGCGGTTGGTGCGCGACTACTACGTCAGCACCGGGCGCGCCAACGGCAACAAGGTGTTGCGCGGCGACCTGCGCACCCCGGAGGGCGTGTACTTCATCACTAGCCATATCCCGTCCAGCGCCCTGCCCGACAAGTACGGCAGCGGCGCCTTTCCGCTCAACTATCCCAACGAGCTGGACCGCCGTCTCGGCAAGACCGGCGACGGTATCTGGCTGCACGGCACCGAGAACGCCTATTACAGCCGTCCGCCGCTGGACAGCGAGGGCTGTGTGGTACTGCCCAATATCGACCTGAATCAAGCGGCCGCCTTCATCCGCCCCGGCGTGACGCCGCTGGTGATCACCGCGCGCGTGGAGTGGGTGGATGAGGCGACCTGGCGCCGCGAGCGGCAGGAACTGCTCGATGCGCTCGACGGCTGGGTGGCGGACTGGACCAGCGGCGACGTGGAGCGTTACCTGGCGCACTATGCGACGGATTTCTGGAGTCCCGGCTTCGATCGGCAGAAGTGGCAGGCGCGCAAGCGCGCCGTCGCCGTCAGCAAGACCTTCCAGCAGGTGGCGCTGTCCAATCTGTCGCTGTTCGCCTACCCGCAGACGGCCAGCAACGGCCGCGAACTGGTGGTGGCCAGCTTCCGCCAGCATTACCGCTCCAACAACTTCAACGGTGACATGGATAAGCGCCTGTATCTCACCCGCGAGGACGGTCGCTGGCGCGTGCTATACGAAGGCGGCGCCTGA